Within the Flavobacteriales bacterium genome, the region AAAATACATGCTTAAACCATCTCTGCACTACTTTAGCCCGTGTACATGGAAAAGGACCGTATCATATTGGGAATCGAATCCTCCTGTGATGACACCGGAGCAGCTATCATGAAGAACGGCAAAATACTTGCCAACGTGATCGCGGATCAGAAGGTACATGCCAAGTATGGTGGCGTAGTGCCTGAACTGGCTTCACGGGCGCACCAGAAGAACATAGTTCCTACGGTGCAGATCGCACTGGAGGAAGCCGGTGTGAAAAAAGAAGAGCTTTCGGCTATAGCCTATACCAAAGGGCCCGGACTGATGGGCTCTCTCCTGGTAGGTACATCATTCGCCAAATCCATGGCCATGTCGCTGGGCATCCCTAGTATCGGAGTGGATCATATGCGCGGTCATATCTTTTCTCATTTCATCGACCAGGATCCTCCGCCTGCTTTTCCATTCCTATCCCTGGTAGTATCCGGTGGACACACCCAATTGGTCATGGTGCGGGGGCCTCATGACATGGAACTGATCGGAAAAACACTGGATGACGCAGCAGGTGAAGCATTTGACAAGACGGCCAAGATGCTTGGACTCCCCTATCCCGGAGGGCCGATCATCGACCGCAAGGCACGGTCAGGTACGGCCAGATTCTCATTCAACAAACCTCGTATCGAGGGCTTGGATATGAGTTTCAGCGGCCTGAAGACCTCTATCCTATACTTTCTGCGGGATGAAAAGGAGAAGGACCCCGGGTTTATCGAACAGCATATGGATGACATATGCGCTTCTGTACAATCGGTCATTACTGAGATCCTGATGGAAAAACTGGAGAAGGCCATCCGCATACATCGACCGCAAGAAATAGCTCTCGCGGGCGGTGTGGCGGCCAACTCCCAGATACGTGAAGCATTCGAGAAAATGGGGAAGACCATGGATATCAAGACGCACATTCCTCCCTTTAAATACTGCACAGATAATGCAGCTATGATCGCGATGGTGGGTGATATCGACTTAGGCCATGGACGGGTATCCTCTTTGGACACCGTTCCTATCACCAGTCAATCGATCGGATGAATCCATTGATGGCCTCCGCGGCTTGATGGAGAGCGGCAGGTAGCATTTCACTTTTGACAGGATACCTCGATCCTAGCGTATGGCCGCCATGAGGAATCAGCAAAAGGTGGGAATCAGAAAGTAACTCATTCAGGCGTCTCGCTTGATCCACTTCTACTACGCGGTCATCCTCACAATGGATGATGAGTGTCGGAACAGTCAATTCACTGGCCCTGCGCAATATGTCGTAGCGTGTTCGCTGTCGCTCGAAATCCTCCAGGAATTGCACATACATGGGCATCTGCTGTCCCGTTCGAGCATTGGGGATATGTATCACTCCTTGTTTGCGCCATTCGATGGTATCGTATCTCTCCATCCATAGAGGGATGTCGGTCACCGCATTGAGAGTGACCAAGGCCTTTACGCGATCATCTTCCAAGGCAGAGAGGATGGAGATACTCCCTCCCCGGCTATGGCCTATCAGGGCGATACGATCAGCAAGACCTTTTGAACTGAGGTAATCCAAGACCATGGAAACATTCTTGGCCTCCAGATCGAAGTTGTTCATTCCAAATGCTTCTAGGTCCGGAAAGTCGATCACTTGATCGGCCGTGCCTCCATTATGGCTCAGATTGAACTTGAAGAAGTTGTAGCCTCTTTGAGAAAAGAATTCGGCCAATTGATTCCAGTGCCCCCAGTCTTTGAATCCTTTGAATCCGTGGATCAGCACCAAGGACGGAGAGGGTGTATCCTGCAACCATGAATCCATGATGACCTCTTTACCTGAAATTTCTCCAATTATCTGGTCTACAGTTGATTTCATTAATTATATATACTTATCATTTAATCAAACTGTAGAGCAGAGAGGACATATTCAGGCGGCTATGTGTAAGGTAAATAATCCGGGGCGATTGAAACCGAAAGATAGATACAGCGTATAAAACAGTCGACAACTATTACTATAACCATGGACGTCAAACACATATGGCTTGTGCTGTTCATCTGCACAACTACCGCTTTCCAAGCCCAAGACCCTGTGCCATCCTATATGGCGACAGTTGAAGGTCATCTGGATAATTTCAATCCCAAGGCTGCTCTGGAGACTTTAGAATCAGCTCTACTTACGAATCCTCAGGATATGACTGCCCTTCTGATGAAGACAGATATTCTGATCGAGATGAACAAGGTGAAGGACGCTCAAGAGGTCCTGAATAAGGTATTCATTGTCGATGATCAGTATCCGCGTGCATTCTATGAGCGCGGTAAGCTCAAGTACCAGATGGGTCAGCGGGACAGTGCCATTCACTATCTGGATCTGGGTCTGGCCTATGACCCCGATAGCGATACCAAGGAGAGTATCTACAGCCTGAAGGGCATTGTTTATATGAGCCTGGACAAGTATAAACAAGCCGAAGAAATGCTTTATCAGGCATCCCGATGCAGCGAGGTAAGCTTGGAGACCATGAAGAATTTTGCGACCGTACTCTATGAGAACGGCAAACTGGATGAAGCGGTGATGATCCTCAAGGAAACGCTGGAGATATTCGGGAATCATCTCGAGACCTACATCAATACCGGATACCTGTGTAATATGGCCCATCAGTACGATGAAGCCCTGTACTTTTCAGGTAAAGCCTTGGAGATCGAGCCAGACAACCCCTATGCCCAAGCCAATATGGCCCTATCCTACTTGCGTACCGGTGACCTGAGCAAGGCCATCCAGTTGATAGATATATCTATACGGAACGATAATTCCAATTCATTTGCCCTGCGTGTGAAAGGGGAATGCCTCCTACAGATGCGTGAGAAAGCGAGAGCATGTAGAGCCTTCAGAAAGGCCATCAAGATGGGTTATACCGTACAGCACGAACAGACGGAGATCACCAAACTGATGGTGGAGAGTTGCGAGTGATCCAATTCAGAACAAGGTGATCTGACCTTCGCCTTTCTTCTCGTTAGGCTTCTTCCTAGATGAAGTCTCCGATTCCACATCGAATTCCACAGTGACCGCCTTTTCTGTAAGCTGATCCACTTTCAATCCCGATTTCTTCGATGTATCGGACTTTTTAGGCTCTGATGACTTCGGAGTCGATTTCGACACGGTTTCCTTTTTCGCTGAAACAGGTGCTGATGCTGGTA harbors:
- the tsaD gene encoding tRNA (adenosine(37)-N6)-threonylcarbamoyltransferase complex transferase subunit TsaD encodes the protein MEKDRIILGIESSCDDTGAAIMKNGKILANVIADQKVHAKYGGVVPELASRAHQKNIVPTVQIALEEAGVKKEELSAIAYTKGPGLMGSLLVGTSFAKSMAMSLGIPSIGVDHMRGHIFSHFIDQDPPPAFPFLSLVVSGGHTQLVMVRGPHDMELIGKTLDDAAGEAFDKTAKMLGLPYPGGPIIDRKARSGTARFSFNKPRIEGLDMSFSGLKTSILYFLRDEKEKDPGFIEQHMDDICASVQSVITEILMEKLEKAIRIHRPQEIALAGGVAANSQIREAFEKMGKTMDIKTHIPPFKYCTDNAAMIAMVGDIDLGHGRVSSLDTVPITSQSIG
- a CDS encoding alpha/beta fold hydrolase; translated protein: MKSTVDQIIGEISGKEVIMDSWLQDTPSPSLVLIHGFKGFKDWGHWNQLAEFFSQRGYNFFKFNLSHNGGTADQVIDFPDLEAFGMNNFDLEAKNVSMVLDYLSSKGLADRIALIGHSRGGSISILSALEDDRVKALVTLNAVTDIPLWMERYDTIEWRKQGVIHIPNARTGQQMPMYVQFLEDFERQRTRYDILRRASELTVPTLIIHCEDDRVVEVDQARRLNELLSDSHLLLIPHGGHTLGSRYPVKSEMLPAALHQAAEAINGFIRSIDW
- a CDS encoding tetratricopeptide repeat protein codes for the protein MDVKHIWLVLFICTTTAFQAQDPVPSYMATVEGHLDNFNPKAALETLESALLTNPQDMTALLMKTDILIEMNKVKDAQEVLNKVFIVDDQYPRAFYERGKLKYQMGQRDSAIHYLDLGLAYDPDSDTKESIYSLKGIVYMSLDKYKQAEEMLYQASRCSEVSLETMKNFATVLYENGKLDEAVMILKETLEIFGNHLETYINTGYLCNMAHQYDEALYFSGKALEIEPDNPYAQANMALSYLRTGDLSKAIQLIDISIRNDNSNSFALRVKGECLLQMREKARACRAFRKAIKMGYTVQHEQTEITKLMVESCE